A single genomic interval of Macadamia integrifolia cultivar HAES 741 chromosome 6, SCU_Mint_v3, whole genome shotgun sequence harbors:
- the LOC122081700 gene encoding peptide-N4-(N-acetyl-beta-glucosaminyl)asparagine amidase A-like: MCRELEVSEREKVSLDNERTLLLEKVEHLEKELVFERRESNRKLSELKSQRRRETRTPRPSQIYGFLYSHPLSISPSLSPFFALQCNYSENKSFQNRVPSQPSPNNVSITRYFEVTKPIELPKTKPCSYLILQHDFGNTYGNPPVLAEYKPPSDCPSQDFSKIVLEWKATCKGRQFDRIFGVWLGGVEILRSCTAEPRATGIVWTVEKDITRYFSLLKNPQRFSVYMGNIVDQTYTGIYHVNVTFHFYPGEVPQSSLERQNSVSGFDFPADLVIPISRNLPLNDGLWFLIENSTDVQKKKFKIPRNAYRAVLEVYVSFHSDDESWYTNPPNNYVKANNLTNVPGNGPFREVVVRLDERIVGAIWPFTVIYTGGINPLLWRPITGIGSFNLPSYDIEITPFLGKILDGDQHNFGFSVTNALSVWFIDANLHVWLDSKNERTRGKLMKHKSSHPQVSLVSHFKGVNGSFLINARRSIISSGWVKSSHGKIITYSFQNFSFTNSMEMKKNLDLQIVSQAIEANRSVLARLPSTFMYYIKSMQRFPFYLYSDNVNQGNGSFTSLVNLSLGFNEDKFSDDHFGFSMSSLRNLQNGKGNMLVKGNLVVSGLGSTQQVYAYDSNEECYFRNVSSKNYTVLYDEKRDLCDRKSFP; encoded by the exons ATGTGCCGAGAGCTTGAAGTcagcgagagggagaaggtctccctagacaacgagcgcaCCCTCCTCcttgagaaggtggagcacttggagaagGAGCTGGTCTTCGAGCGTCGGGAGTCTAATCGGAAGCTCTCAGAGCTGAAGTCACAG agaagaagagagacaagAACGCCACGACCATCACAAATTTATGGGTTCCTCTATTCTCATCCTCTTTCTATCTCTCCTTCTTTGTCACCGTTCTTTGCCTTGCAATGCAACTATTCAGAAAACAAATCGTTTCAGAACAGAGTTCCTTCACAACCCTCTCCCAATAATGTCTCCATCACTCGTTATTTCGAAGTAACAAAACCCATTGAACTACCTAAAACAAAACCTTGTTCTTACCTCATCCTTCAGCATGATTTCGGAAACACATATGGTAACCCCCCTGTTCTTGCTGAATACAAACCCCCATCAGATTGCCCATCTCAGGATTTCTCCAAAATCGTTCTTGAATGGAAAGCCACTTGTAAAGGGAGGCAATTTGATCGTATTTTTGGTGTTTGGTTGGGCGGTGTCGAGATTCTCCGCAGCTGTACTGCAGAGCCTAGAGCCACTGGGATCGTCTGGACCGTCGAGAAGGACATTACAAGGTACTTTTCATTGCTAAAGAATCCTCAAAGATTTTCTGTTTATATGGGTAACATTGTTGATCAAACCTACACTGGAATCTACCATGTTAATGTAACATTCCATTTCTATCCTGGGGAAGTACCCCAAAGTTCCCTTGAGCGGCAGAATTCGGTTTCTGGCTTTGATTTTCCTGCTGATTTGGTAATACCCATATCAAGAAACCTTCCTCTGAATGATGGGTTGTGGTTTTTGATTGAGAATTCGACGGATGTACAGAAGAAGAAGTTTAAAATTCCTCGAAATGCCTATCGGGCTGTTCTGGAGGTGTATGTTTCATTTCATTCGGATGATGAATCCTGGTATACTAATCCTCCCAATAATTATGTGAAAGCAAACAATCTAACAAACGTGCCTGGAAATGGCCCTTTTAGGGAGGTTGTGGTTAGACTCGACGAAAGGATTGTAGGTGCTATCTGGCCTTTCACTGTGATTTATACTGGAGGAATCAATCCTCTCCTATGGAGGCCCATCACTGGGATTGGTTCTTTCAACCTCCCTTCGTATGACATTGAGATTACGCCGTTCCTTGGCAAGATTTTGGATGGGGATCAGCACAATTTCGGGTTTAGTGTAACAAATGCTCTTAGTGTATGGTTTATAGATGCGAATTTGCATGTCTGGTTGGATAGTAAGAATGAGAGAACTAGGGGAAAGCTTATGAAACACAAAAGCTCACATCCTCAGGTATCCCTGGTTTCACATTTCAAAGGTGTGAATGGATCTTTTCTTATCAATGCAAGAAGGTCTATTATTTCATCAGGATGGGTGAAGTCCTCCCATGGGAAGATCATAACATATTCATTTCAAAACTTTAGTTTCACAAACTCAATGGAGATGAAAAAGAATTTAGATTTGCAGATTGTATCTCAAGCAATTGAAGCTAATAGAAGTGTTTTAGCAAGGCTTCCTTCTACTTTTATGTATTATATCAAATCAATGCAGAGGTTCCCCTTTTATTTGTACTCGGACAATGTGAACCAAGGAAATGGCAGTTTTACTTCACTTGTGAACCTCTCGTTGGGATTTAATGAAGACAAATTTTCTGATGACCATTTTGGTTTCTCTATGAGCTCTCTCAGAAACTTGCAGAACGGAAAGGGTAATATGCTTGTAAAGGGAAACTTGGTAGTAAGTGGGTTAGGAAGTACTCAGCAAGTATATGCATATGATAGTAATGAAGAATGCTACTTCAGGAATGTGAGCAGTAAAAACTACACTGTTCTTTATGATGAAAAAAGAGACCTTTGTGACAGAAAATCTTTTCCTTGA